In uncultured Bacteroides sp., one genomic interval encodes:
- a CDS encoding ROK family transcriptional regulator, protein MTLSKLFNSQEGMALSALKMARLKKNVIQQLMLEGGTTIADICKETEFSVPTVTKVIVELIEEGIAFEKGKIDTAGGRRPSVYCINPNSAFFLAVDVRRDCVSIGLQNFKNEFLELKTRIDFVFKNTHESLDSLCNLINKFIDDSGLDKSKILGACVVLCGRINSAKGYSDSYFSFEKEPLSNIIEHKIGIKTIIENDSRAMGYGEYCCGAGAGTSEKDVIYIGLNWGFGISMVCNGMLYYGMSGFSGEFGHSPVLDNQILCQCGKKGCLETEISGQALVRRFKEKLADGSTSVVTSRKKPFDINMYDIIDAATKDEDLLAIEVIEEVGEKLGHYMSLLLNIFNPELVILGGELSACGSYLTLPIKTALHKYSLNLVLQDMKLKTGELGDTAGVVGGCYILRDRLFGIIE, encoded by the coding sequence ATGACTCTTTCAAAATTATTTAATTCGCAGGAAGGAATGGCTCTTTCTGCGTTAAAAATGGCTCGACTTAAAAAAAATGTTATCCAACAGCTGATGCTTGAGGGCGGAACGACTATTGCTGATATCTGTAAAGAAACAGAATTTAGTGTTCCTACTGTGACAAAAGTTATAGTTGAGCTAATAGAAGAAGGAATCGCTTTCGAAAAAGGGAAAATAGATACTGCTGGCGGACGTCGTCCATCTGTTTATTGTATAAATCCAAATTCAGCTTTTTTTCTTGCAGTCGATGTTAGGCGTGATTGCGTAAGCATTGGCTTGCAAAACTTTAAGAATGAATTCCTGGAACTTAAGACCCGAATTGATTTTGTATTTAAAAATACTCACGAATCTTTAGATAGCTTATGTAATCTGATTAATAAATTTATTGATGATTCAGGGTTAGATAAAAGCAAGATTCTGGGTGCGTGTGTAGTTTTATGCGGGCGCATTAATTCTGCAAAAGGATATAGTGATAGCTATTTTTCTTTTGAAAAAGAACCATTAAGCAATATTATTGAGCACAAAATAGGCATTAAAACTATTATCGAGAATGATAGTAGAGCAATGGGATATGGAGAATATTGTTGTGGTGCCGGTGCCGGAACATCTGAAAAGGATGTAATTTATATTGGTTTGAACTGGGGATTTGGTATTTCAATGGTTTGTAATGGCATGCTTTACTATGGAATGTCAGGTTTCTCCGGAGAATTTGGACATAGTCCTGTTCTGGATAACCAGATACTTTGCCAGTGTGGCAAAAAGGGATGCCTCGAAACTGAGATTTCCGGTCAGGCTCTTGTCAGACGCTTTAAAGAGAAACTGGCGGATGGATCTACTTCTGTAGTTACAAGCAGAAAAAAACCTTTTGATATTAATATGTATGACATTATTGATGCTGCAACAAAGGACGAAGATCTTCTTGCTATTGAGGTTATAGAGGAAGTCGGAGAGAAGCTAGGACATTATATGTCTCTTCTATTGAATATATTTAATCCGGAACTTGTAATCTTAGGTGGTGAACTTTCAGCTTGTGGCTCTTACTTAACTTTACCTATTAAAACAGCTCTTCATAAATATTCTCTGAATCTGGTATTACAGGATATGAAGCTAAAGACAGGAGAACTGGGAGATACCGCAGGCGTTGTTGGTGGCTGTTATATTCTTCGCGACCGTTTATTTGGCATTATCGAATAA
- the mutA gene encoding methylmalonyl-CoA mutase small subunit, with translation MADSNEKLFSDFSPVSTSKWMEKVTADLKGADFEKKLVWKTNEGFKVKPFYRMEDLESLKTTDSLPGEFPYLRGTKKDNTWFVRQNIRVECPKEANTKALDILNKGIDSLGFSIKGKDVNADFIETLLNDICAECVELNFSTCQSHSVELAELLVAYFQKKNYDSTKLKGSINYDYFNKMLTKGKEKGNLVETAKALIEATKTLPFYRVISVNALSLNNAGAYISQELGYALAWGNEYLNLLVEAGITPTIAAKKIKFNFGISSNYFLEIAKFRAARMLWANIVSSYKPVCTKDNCSNTAEDGECRCAAKMKVHAETSSFNLTMLDAHVNLLRTQTEAMSAALAGVDSLTVTPFDKAYQTPDDFSERIARNQQLLLKEESNFDKVVDPAAGSYYIENLTTSIAQQAWNIFLKVEEEGGFYAAVKAGSVQEDINQSGKARHIALSSRKEVLLGTNQFPNFTEKVGDKRQVENKCCCSDKSSSCESTVKVLNSDRAASEFEALRLQTEAADHCPKAFMLTIGNLAMRQARAQFSCNFLACAGYEVIDNLGFETVEEGVEAAMEAKADIIVLCSSDDEYVEYAVPAFKAVNNRAMFIVAGAPACTDALKAEGIENFINVRVNVLDTLKEYNAKLGIK, from the coding sequence ATGGCAGATAGTAATGAAAAACTCTTTTCGGACTTTTCGCCCGTAAGCACTAGCAAATGGATGGAAAAAGTAACAGCCGACCTGAAAGGTGCTGACTTCGAAAAGAAGCTCGTTTGGAAAACAAACGAAGGATTTAAAGTTAAACCATTCTACAGGATGGAAGATCTGGAAAGTCTGAAAACAACCGACAGCTTACCAGGAGAGTTTCCTTATCTTCGGGGAACAAAAAAAGACAATACTTGGTTTGTCCGCCAAAACATTCGCGTTGAATGTCCTAAAGAGGCTAACACCAAAGCATTAGACATTTTAAATAAAGGTATTGATTCCTTAGGATTCAGCATTAAAGGAAAAGATGTAAATGCTGATTTCATAGAAACGTTACTCAATGATATTTGTGCTGAATGTGTAGAATTAAACTTTTCTACTTGTCAAAGCCATTCTGTTGAACTAGCAGAGTTATTGGTTGCTTATTTCCAGAAAAAGAACTATGACTCAACAAAGCTAAAAGGCTCTATCAATTATGATTACTTTAATAAGATGCTGACTAAAGGCAAAGAAAAAGGTAATCTGGTAGAAACAGCTAAGGCATTGATTGAAGCAACAAAAACTCTGCCTTTCTACAGAGTTATCAGTGTTAATGCATTATCTCTGAATAATGCTGGAGCTTATATTTCTCAGGAACTTGGATATGCTTTAGCATGGGGTAATGAATATCTGAATTTATTAGTTGAAGCAGGAATTACACCAACTATTGCTGCAAAGAAAATTAAGTTCAACTTCGGTATCAGTTCTAACTACTTCCTTGAAATAGCTAAGTTCCGTGCAGCACGTATGTTATGGGCCAACATTGTAAGCTCATACAAACCAGTTTGCACAAAAGACAATTGTTCTAATACAGCTGAAGATGGTGAATGTCGTTGTGCTGCAAAAATGAAAGTACATGCAGAGACTTCTTCTTTCAATTTAACGATGCTGGATGCACATGTAAACTTGCTTCGTACTCAGACAGAAGCAATGAGTGCAGCTCTTGCCGGAGTAGATTCATTAACTGTTACTCCGTTTGATAAAGCTTATCAGACTCCAGATGATTTTTCAGAACGTATTGCACGCAACCAACAATTATTATTAAAAGAAGAATCAAACTTTGATAAAGTTGTAGACCCTGCTGCAGGTTCTTATTATATTGAAAATCTAACAACTTCTATTGCTCAACAAGCATGGAACATCTTCTTAAAAGTTGAAGAAGAAGGAGGTTTCTATGCAGCAGTAAAAGCAGGAAGTGTTCAGGAAGATATTAATCAGTCTGGTAAAGCAAGACACATTGCTTTATCAAGCCGCAAAGAAGTTCTTTTAGGAACCAATCAATTCCCTAACTTCACTGAAAAAGTTGGAGATAAGAGACAGGTTGAAAACAAATGTTGCTGTTCAGATAAGAGTAGTTCTTGCGAAAGCACTGTAAAAGTACTTAATTCCGACCGTGCTGCAAGTGAATTTGAAGCACTCCGTCTACAAACTGAGGCTGCTGATCATTGTCCGAAAGCATTCATGCTTACAATTGGTAATTTGGCTATGCGCCAAGCTAGAGCACAATTCTCTTGCAACTTCCTTGCATGTGCCGGATATGAAGTAATTGATAACCTGGGATTCGAAACTGTAGAAGAAGGAGTAGAAGCTGCAATGGAAGCTAAAGCTGACATTATAGTACTTTGTTCCAGTGACGACGAATATGTAGAATATGCTGTTCCGGCATTTAAAGCTGTTAATAACCGTGCTATGTTTATTGTTGCCGGTGCTCCGGCTTGCACGGATGCTTTGAAAGCAGAGGGTATTGAGAACTTTATCAATGTTCGTGTCAATGTATTAGACACTCTGAAAGAATATAATGCTAAACTAGGAATTAAGTAA
- a CDS encoding OmpA family protein → MKKILSNIATICLLLSLLQSCGWESSIKKGDESYALGEYYDAAKFYRKAYTNIPAKERKKKGEIAYKMADCYRLTNYSVRAKAAYMNAIRYKYHDSIALFYLAELQKETGDYKSAIKSYEQYLSYKPGNTLAKNGLTSCKLAPEWKKNPTRYIVKKFSLFLSNRSEYSPMYAGKDIDQIYFTSTRDKAKGNNLNGITGMKSADIFMAKKNEKGNWLLPERLESDVNTEFEDGACSFTADGKTMYFTRCRIDANSPVSAEIYVSQRTGANWGAPQKCIITKDTLSSLAHPAISPNGHYLYFSSDMPGGYGGKDIWRVPVSNSGFGAVENLGDIINTPGDEMFPTIKDNGDLYFSSDGHPGMGGLDLYRAKQDSLGNWKVDNLKSPMNSESDDFGMTFEPGLQRGFFSSNRKDARGWDHIYTFELPEIAHTVTGWVYDKEGDALPEATVSIVGQDGTNLRVSVKGDGSFTQKLERGQSYVMLANCRGYLNSKQELTTDSINESKNYELEFPLASIARPVLIDNIFYEFDKATLTAESTKALQDLIKMLNDNPNITIELNAHCDYFGNDSYNEGLSQRRAEAVVRFLVAGGIDIKRLTAKGYGESQPKIINKRIAKKHQFLKEGDVLTEDFILKLPAEQQEICNAINRRTEFKVVRITFKLYK, encoded by the coding sequence ATGAAAAAGATTCTTAGTAACATAGCCACTATTTGTCTTCTGCTTTCACTACTTCAATCATGTGGTTGGGAAAGCAGTATTAAAAAAGGTGATGAAAGTTACGCTTTAGGTGAATATTATGATGCAGCTAAGTTTTACAGGAAAGCTTATACAAATATACCTGCTAAAGAACGAAAGAAAAAGGGAGAGATAGCATACAAAATGGCTGACTGTTATCGGCTCACAAATTATTCTGTTCGTGCAAAAGCTGCATACATGAATGCCATTCGTTACAAATACCATGATAGCATTGCTCTTTTCTATCTGGCAGAATTACAAAAGGAAACAGGAGATTATAAGTCTGCTATTAAGAGTTATGAGCAATATCTATCTTATAAACCCGGGAATACACTTGCAAAGAACGGATTGACATCCTGCAAACTTGCTCCTGAATGGAAAAAGAATCCTACGCGATACATCGTGAAGAAGTTTTCGCTTTTCCTCTCCAACCGCAGTGAATACTCACCAATGTATGCCGGTAAAGATATAGATCAGATATATTTCACTTCTACCCGAGATAAGGCTAAAGGAAATAACCTGAATGGAATTACAGGAATGAAAAGCGCTGATATCTTTATGGCTAAAAAAAACGAGAAAGGAAACTGGTTATTACCTGAAAGACTTGAATCGGATGTTAATACTGAATTTGAAGATGGCGCATGTTCATTCACTGCAGACGGAAAAACAATGTACTTTACCCGCTGCCGAATTGATGCAAACTCACCTGTATCTGCAGAGATTTATGTATCACAACGTACCGGTGCTAACTGGGGGGCTCCGCAAAAATGCATTATAACAAAAGATACTTTATCATCTTTGGCTCATCCGGCTATTTCTCCCAACGGTCATTATCTCTATTTTTCTTCCGACATGCCTGGAGGATATGGTGGCAAAGACATTTGGAGAGTACCTGTTTCTAATTCGGGATTCGGAGCCGTAGAAAATCTTGGAGATATAATTAATACTCCCGGTGATGAAATGTTTCCGACTATAAAGGATAACGGCGATTTATACTTTTCATCAGACGGGCATCCGGGAATGGGAGGCTTAGATCTCTATCGGGCTAAACAAGACAGTTTGGGAAACTGGAAGGTTGACAATTTAAAGTCACCAATGAATTCAGAAAGTGATGATTTCGGTATGACTTTTGAGCCCGGACTTCAACGAGGCTTTTTCAGTTCTAATCGGAAAGATGCACGCGGGTGGGATCACATTTACACATTCGAATTACCTGAGATAGCGCATACTGTCACCGGTTGGGTATATGATAAGGAGGGAGATGCTCTGCCCGAAGCAACTGTTAGCATTGTGGGACAAGATGGAACAAATCTGAGAGTTAGTGTAAAAGGAGACGGTTCTTTTACACAAAAGCTGGAACGGGGACAAAGTTACGTAATGCTGGCCAACTGTCGTGGCTATTTAAATAGTAAGCAAGAACTTACAACAGATTCCATAAATGAAAGTAAGAACTATGAATTAGAATTTCCTTTGGCTTCAATAGCTCGTCCAGTGCTAATCGATAACATCTTTTACGAATTTGATAAAGCAACCTTAACTGCCGAATCAACCAAAGCACTGCAAGATTTAATCAAGATGCTGAATGATAACCCTAATATAACAATTGAACTTAATGCTCATTGTGACTATTTTGGGAATGATAGTTACAATGAAGGGCTTTCTCAACGTAGAGCCGAAGCTGTTGTTAGATTTCTGGTAGCTGGCGGAATTGATATAAAACGACTTACAGCAAAAGGATATGGAGAATCACAACCCAAAATAATAAATAAGCGTATTGCAAAAAAACACCAATTCCTAAAAGAAGGCGATGTACTCACTGAAGATTTTATACTTAAACTTCCCGCAGAACAGCAAGAAATCTGCAATGCAATAAACAGACGTACAGAATTCAAAGTGGTTAGGATTACCTTTAAGCTATACAAATAA
- a CDS encoding DNA topoisomerase 3, whose amino-acid sequence MIVCIAEKPSVARDIADILGAKNKKDGYIEGNGYQVTWTFGHLCTLKEPHEYTPEWKRWSLANLPMIPPRFGIKLIESPSIEKQFKIIERLMTNADEIINCGDAGQEGELIQRWVMQKAGAKCPVKRLWISSLTEESIREGFAKLKDQSEFQSLYEAGLSRAIGDWTLGMNATRLYTLKYGQNRQVLSIGRVQTPTLALIVNRQLEIENFKPEPYWELKTIYRETTFSATKGKFTSKEEGYEFLEKVKYSDFTIMDVSSKKGVEYAPRLFDLTSLQVECNKKFGYSADETLKLIQSLYEKKVTTYPRVDTTFLSDDIYPKCPAILKGIKDYTNLTAQLEGKKLPKSKKIFDSSKVTDHHAIIPTGVHPMNLSDMERRVFDLVARRFIAAFYPDCKVSTTTVLGEVEKIEFKVTGKQILEPGWREVFAKSQSDEKDEEERTLPNFTKGESGPHQPDLNEKWTQPPKPFTEATLLRAMETAGKLVDNDELRDALKENGIGRPSTRAAIIETLFKRNYIRKEKKNLIATPTGVELIQIIHEELLKSAELTGIWEKKLREIEKKKYEAKTFLEELKQMVTEVVNNVLSDNTNRHITIQNAVKEEVKKEPKKREKKASAPKKQKEEKPVPEENKDNIIGQPCPLCGKGVIIKGKSAYGCSEWKSGCTFRKGFDE is encoded by the coding sequence ATGATAGTTTGCATTGCCGAAAAACCAAGTGTTGCACGAGATATAGCTGATATTCTTGGAGCTAAGAACAAGAAAGATGGATACATAGAAGGAAACGGATACCAGGTTACGTGGACATTCGGACATCTTTGCACACTCAAAGAGCCACACGAATATACTCCCGAATGGAAAAGATGGAGCTTGGCTAATCTGCCAATGATCCCTCCCAGATTCGGTATTAAATTAATAGAATCGCCAAGCATTGAAAAACAATTTAAAATAATTGAGCGTTTAATGACTAATGCCGATGAAATTATCAATTGTGGTGACGCGGGACAGGAAGGGGAATTAATTCAGCGATGGGTAATGCAAAAAGCCGGTGCTAAATGCCCTGTTAAAAGATTATGGATATCTTCACTAACTGAAGAATCTATCCGTGAGGGCTTCGCCAAATTAAAAGACCAGTCGGAGTTTCAGTCTCTTTACGAAGCTGGATTATCACGTGCTATCGGGGACTGGACTTTAGGAATGAACGCCACAAGATTATATACCTTAAAATATGGGCAGAACAGACAAGTGTTGTCTATCGGACGTGTGCAGACTCCTACCCTGGCACTTATTGTAAACCGTCAGCTGGAAATAGAAAATTTTAAACCAGAGCCTTATTGGGAACTAAAGACTATTTATCGTGAAACTACATTTTCGGCAACAAAAGGCAAATTCACTTCTAAAGAGGAAGGTTATGAATTCCTTGAAAAAGTTAAATACTCAGACTTCACAATCATGGATGTTTCGTCGAAAAAGGGAGTTGAATATGCTCCAAGACTTTTCGACCTGACTTCCTTGCAGGTGGAATGCAATAAAAAATTTGGATATTCAGCTGATGAGACACTCAAACTTATTCAATCTCTTTACGAGAAAAAAGTCACTACTTACCCGCGTGTAGACACAACATTTCTGAGTGATGATATCTATCCCAAATGCCCTGCCATATTAAAAGGTATAAAAGACTATACAAATCTGACAGCACAATTGGAAGGGAAAAAACTTCCAAAATCAAAAAAAATATTCGATTCATCTAAAGTTACAGATCACCACGCAATTATTCCAACCGGAGTTCACCCTATGAATTTATCTGATATGGAAAGGCGTGTATTCGATTTGGTTGCAAGACGTTTTATAGCCGCCTTCTATCCTGATTGCAAAGTATCAACAACAACAGTACTTGGCGAAGTTGAAAAGATAGAATTTAAGGTAACCGGAAAACAGATTCTTGAGCCGGGATGGCGTGAAGTATTTGCCAAAAGTCAATCGGACGAAAAAGACGAAGAAGAACGTACTCTTCCTAACTTTACAAAAGGAGAAAGCGGACCTCATCAACCTGACCTAAATGAGAAATGGACTCAGCCACCTAAGCCATTTACTGAAGCTACTTTACTTCGCGCCATGGAAACTGCAGGAAAGCTTGTCGACAATGATGAATTGCGCGATGCATTGAAAGAAAATGGTATCGGTCGTCCTTCAACCCGGGCTGCTATTATAGAAACATTGTTTAAACGAAACTATATCCGTAAGGAGAAAAAGAACCTGATTGCCACTCCAACCGGAGTTGAGCTTATTCAGATTATTCATGAAGAGCTTCTTAAATCGGCAGAATTAACTGGAATCTGGGAGAAAAAGCTTCGGGAAATTGAGAAAAAGAAATATGAAGCAAAAACATTTCTGGAGGAGTTAAAGCAAATGGTTACAGAAGTTGTTAACAATGTATTATCGGACAACACTAACAGACATATTACAATTCAGAATGCTGTTAAAGAAGAGGTAAAGAAAGAACCGAAGAAACGAGAGAAAAAGGCATCTGCTCCTAAAAAACAGAAAGAGGAAAAACCTGTGCCGGAAGAGAACAAAGATAACATCATCGGTCAGCCATGCCCTCTTTGTGGAAAAGGAGTAATCATTAAAGGGAAATCGGCTTACGGTTGTTCTGAATGGAAATCGGGTTGTACATTCCGTAAAGGATTCGATGAATAG
- the scpA gene encoding methylmalonyl-CoA mutase → MRPDFKNIDIYAGFKHTDGAEWQKANGIEANWKTPEHINVKPVYTKEDLEGMEHLEYAAGIPPYLRGPYSVMYTLRPWTIRQYAGFSTAEESNAFYRRNLASGQKGLSVAFDLPTHRGYDPDHERVVGDVGKAGVSICSLENMKTLFDGIPLSKMSVSMTMNGAVLPILAFYINAGLEQGAKLEEMAGTIQNDILKEFMVRNTYIYPPAFSMKIISDIFEYTSQKMPKFNSISISGYHMQEAGATADIELAYTLADGLEYLRAGVAAGIDIDAFAPRLSFFWAIGTNHFMEIAKMRAARMLWARIVKQFNPKNPKSLALRTHCQTSGWSLTEQDPFNNVGRTCIEAMAAALGHTQSLHTNALDEAIALPTDFSARIARNTQIYIQEETYICKNVDPWGGSYYVESLTNELAHKAWERIEEIEKLGGMAKAIETGVPKLRIEEAAARAQARIDSGSQTIVGVNKYRLEKEAPIDILEIDNTAVRLDQIERLKELKEGRDEAKVQAALEAITKCAETKEGNLLELAVEAAHVRATLGEISDACEKIVGRYKAVIRTISGVYSSESKNDSDFKRACELAEKFAKKEGRQPRIMIAKMGQDGHDRGAKVVATGYADCGFDVDMGPLFQTPAEAARDAVENDVHVVGVSSLAAGHKTLIPQIIDELKKLGREDILVIAGGVIPAQDYDFLYKAGVAAIFGPGSPVAKAACQILEILLEEE, encoded by the coding sequence ATGAGACCAGATTTTAAAAATATAGATATATATGCCGGATTCAAGCACACAGATGGTGCTGAATGGCAAAAGGCTAACGGGATTGAAGCCAACTGGAAAACACCAGAGCATATCAACGTAAAGCCTGTTTACACAAAAGAAGATCTTGAAGGAATGGAGCATCTTGAATATGCTGCCGGTATTCCACCTTATCTTCGTGGTCCTTATTCAGTTATGTACACTCTTCGTCCATGGACTATCCGCCAATATGCCGGATTCTCTACTGCTGAAGAATCAAATGCTTTCTATCGTAGAAACCTTGCTTCCGGACAAAAAGGTTTGTCTGTAGCATTCGACCTTCCTACTCACCGCGGATACGACCCGGATCATGAACGTGTAGTGGGTGATGTTGGTAAAGCAGGGGTTTCTATCTGTTCATTGGAAAACATGAAAACACTGTTTGATGGCATTCCATTAAGCAAAATGTCTGTTTCCATGACTATGAACGGTGCCGTACTTCCTATTCTTGCTTTTTATATTAATGCAGGACTGGAACAAGGAGCTAAGCTTGAAGAAATGGCCGGAACTATTCAGAATGATATCTTGAAAGAATTCATGGTGCGTAATACTTATATTTACCCACCTGCATTCTCTATGAAGATTATTTCTGATATTTTCGAGTATACTTCTCAGAAGATGCCTAAATTTAATTCAATTTCTATTTCAGGTTACCACATGCAAGAAGCTGGTGCCACAGCAGATATTGAATTAGCATACACTTTAGCCGACGGACTTGAATATCTTCGTGCCGGTGTTGCTGCAGGAATTGATATTGACGCATTTGCACCTCGCCTGTCTTTCTTCTGGGCTATTGGTACAAACCACTTTATGGAAATAGCCAAAATGCGTGCTGCACGTATGTTATGGGCTAGGATTGTTAAACAGTTCAATCCAAAGAATCCAAAATCTCTTGCACTGCGTACTCACTGCCAGACTTCTGGTTGGTCATTAACAGAACAAGATCCGTTTAATAATGTAGGCCGTACTTGTATCGAGGCTATGGCTGCTGCATTGGGACACACTCAATCACTTCACACCAACGCATTGGACGAAGCTATTGCATTGCCAACCGATTTTTCAGCACGTATTGCACGTAATACTCAAATTTATATTCAGGAAGAAACTTACATCTGTAAGAATGTAGACCCATGGGGTGGTTCTTATTATGTTGAAAGTCTGACCAATGAACTTGCTCACAAAGCATGGGAACGTATCGAGGAAATCGAAAAACTGGGTGGTATGGCTAAAGCTATCGAAACAGGTGTTCCTAAACTTCGTATCGAAGAAGCTGCAGCACGTGCTCAGGCTCGTATCGACTCTGGCAGTCAAACCATTGTAGGTGTTAATAAGTACCGTTTAGAGAAAGAAGCTCCTATTGACATTCTTGAAATTGACAATACAGCTGTTCGTCTGGATCAGATTGAACGTCTCAAAGAATTAAAAGAAGGTCGTGATGAAGCTAAAGTTCAGGCTGCCCTTGAAGCAATTACCAAATGTGCAGAAACCAAAGAAGGTAACTTACTTGAACTAGCTGTTGAAGCTGCACATGTAAGAGCAACTCTAGGAGAGATCTCCGATGCTTGCGAAAAGATTGTAGGACGTTATAAAGCTGTAATTAGAACTATATCAGGCGTGTATTCATCAGAAAGTAAAAACGATTCAGACTTCAAACGTGCTTGTGAACTTGCCGAGAAGTTTGCTAAGAAAGAGGGACGTCAACCTCGTATCATGATAGCTAAAATGGGTCAGGACGGTCACGACCGTGGTGCAAAAGTTGTTGCAACAGGTTATGCTGACTGTGGTTTCGATGTGGATATGGGACCATTGTTCCAAACGCCAGCAGAAGCTGCCCGCGATGCTGTAGAAAATGACGTTCATGTAGTGGGCGTTTCTTCATTGGCTGCAGGTCACAAGACCTTGATTCCTCAAATTATTGATGAACTTAAGAAACTTGGACGAGAAGATATTCTTGTTATTGCCGGTGGTGTAATCCCTGCACAGGACTATGATTTCTTGTATAAGGCCGGAGTTGCAGCAATCTTTGGTCCTGGTTCGCCAGTAGCAAAAGCTGCATGCCAGATTCTTGAGATCTTGCTTGAAGAAGAATAA
- a CDS encoding PstS family phosphate ABC transporter substrate-binding protein: MKKIILAIALICSIAQGSFAQRVKGSDTVLPLAQKEAEAFNKKGGNVTVTGGGSGVGIAALLAGTTDIASASRKIKFDEKVKFQQAGKSPVEKIIAFDALAVVVNPGNKVSELTRQQLEDIFTGKITNWKQVGGADLAIVAYSRETSSGTYEFFKEHVLKNKNYKKNILSMPATGAIIQSVSQTKGAIGYVGLAYLENDVKAIKVSYDGKKFVAPSVATAKNKTYPIVRPLYFYYDKKNAAKLSPFINYVESAQGQDLVDKVGYISLK; encoded by the coding sequence ATGAAAAAGATTATTTTAGCAATAGCATTAATTTGCAGTATAGCTCAGGGATCATTTGCTCAACGTGTGAAAGGTAGTGATACCGTGTTGCCATTGGCTCAGAAAGAGGCAGAAGCTTTTAATAAAAAAGGTGGAAATGTAACAGTAACAGGTGGTGGTAGTGGAGTAGGTATTGCTGCTTTGCTTGCCGGAACAACAGATATAGCTTCTGCATCTCGTAAAATTAAGTTTGATGAGAAGGTAAAATTCCAGCAGGCTGGTAAATCTCCGGTTGAAAAGATCATTGCTTTCGATGCTTTGGCTGTAGTTGTTAATCCTGGAAATAAAGTAAGTGAATTAACTCGCCAACAGTTGGAAGATATCTTTACCGGTAAAATTACTAACTGGAAACAAGTTGGTGGAGCAGACCTTGCTATCGTTGCTTACTCAAGAGAAACAAGTTCTGGTACTTATGAATTCTTTAAAGAACATGTATTGAAAAATAAGAATTACAAGAAGAATATTCTTTCTATGCCTGCAACAGGAGCAATCATTCAATCTGTAAGTCAGACTAAAGGAGCAATTGGTTACGTAGGATTAGCATATTTGGAGAATGATGTGAAAGCAATCAAGGTTTCTTATGATGGTAAAAAGTTTGTTGCTCCATCTGTTGCAACAGCTAAAAATAAAACATACCCAATTGTTCGTCCTCTTTACTTCTACTATGACAAGAAGAATGCTGCCAAGTTATCTCCATTTATTAACTATGTTGAATCGGCTCAGGGTCAGGATCTTGTAGACAAAGTTGGATATATCTCTTTAAAATAA